The sequence below is a genomic window from Alligator mississippiensis isolate rAllMis1 chromosome 16, rAllMis1, whole genome shotgun sequence.
CTCTGGGCTtgtctgccctttgacaggtcttgtttttagtcctgctgagtgtccacacaccctcctacccaggctagcccaggtggggggGTGCTGGTTTAGTCTCTGACAGCCCAACCAGTTAACGATTTAGccattattattttaaagcacTTACTGCAGGGATACATGGGAACCATGTAGAGCCTTCCTATGAGCTTACCACGAGGATCGCAAAGTGAATGGTAGACTATGGGGGTACGACCGAGGAGTGACGTTCTTGCTAAGGCACGGTGCAGACGGTGATCTCAGATGAGTCCAGGCTGGAGCACGAGGCTGTCTGCCCGTCACGTTTCTGTAACTTTCTGTTCTCTCACAGGTCTGGCAGGTGAGCTCTGAAGAGGGAAGGGACAACAGCATGACACCACAATGCTGAAAcccctggggagagagagaagccgCTGAGGATGTGTAGCACCCAGAGCCTGCCAAGCACCGCACAGAATGTAGAAAAGAAACCGGCCTTTGCTTATTCCAGGCCCCAGAGAGAGTAGTATGCTTTTTCCATCCCCTGCTTCTTCGGCGCGTTGTCTGAATAAACAGCTGATGCAATGGCAGAGAGCGCAGAGACCCAGCCCACATTTGAGGACGTCTTCAGTCTTTTATCTAGGATCCCCGAAAATAGACTCATTAGCCTGAAACATAAGCTGAAGCACATGAGACCCAGCACAAGCAGCAGTAAGTTACTGCAAGCCATGGTCTTGCTGGCTTTGGGGCGGGAGGCAGAGGCTAGGATCTGCCTGGATGCTTTGGGAGAGGACACGGGAGCCTTGTAtgtctgcaggaccagactgggGTCTGCAGGGGTGCCAGCAGGCTGTGTGGACCCAGGGACGCCCCAGCTGGATGCAAGCGCGCTGTGGGTCCTGGCACAGATCTACTCTCTGCTGGTAGAGGAGAAGGTGTGCAGTCAGGAAGCCAAAATCCGCGCCTATAGAGCTGCCATTCAAGCTGCCAGGGCCAGTAAGGGGAGCCTGGGGGAGCGGCTGAGCAGCTTGCTGGCGGAAGCTCAGGAACAATGCGGCATGGACATCAGCCTGGCAGAGAGAGGGGCCTCATTTGAGACGCTGAGATCAGACCCCACGCTGTTGCAGACTGCCAGCCCGGCCTCGGTGCCGCGGAGTGCCCCCGTGCAGATCGGGAGCACGCCAGGTCTCTCGGGCCCACAGACCTTGCGTTCCTCGGGCAGCCCCGCCTCCTCCGTCAGCCACTTCGAGATTAGCCAGTCCCCGACCGTGGAGTATATGACCCACTCAACTCGCCGTCACCACAACCCTGGGCCCAGCAAGCTCTGCGGAGGCGGTGCCAGCCTTGCCGTGCACAACAGTGGGGGCAGTGCCAGTCACATCGCACGGGACCTCGAGCAGCTCGACAGCGCCTCCGCAAACCCCCTGCAAAGTCAGCCGAGGAGCCGTAGCCTCAGGGACCGCTGTGGCGGGAGCTCTTGTCACCCATCGCTTCCAGTTCCTGAAACTGGGCTTCCCTCGCAGAGTGCCATGCACTGCCCCGTAGAGTGCAGTGAtcttcccagcacagtgccacCCAAGCTGCAGAGGCCACAAGAGAGCGTGCCCAAAGAGCCAGAAAAGGAGCCGCACGTGGGGCTTCCTGGCTCCAGTTCTAGCACCATCCGGCTGCCAGTGGAGGATTCTTATGTTCCAACAGGTAATCGGAACAtggcatcttcctcctcctccatctgtCCCCCTCCGTCTGTCCAACCACCAGCACTGGCACCGGCACCAGTAACTGCCCCCTCATCAGAGCCAGACACTGGTGAGAGCAAGTTCTTCAGTTTTGTGGTCGTGCATGCCATGGAGGATGTGGACATCGCCTGCCGGgtgaaggagctgctggagagcATGGGGGTCCCAGACGGCGCCACGTTCTGCGAGGACTTCCTCGTTCCCGGGCACTGCCAGCTGACGTGCTTCCAGGACGCCATCAACAACTCTGCTttcaccctcctgctgctgaccAAGAACTTCCAGTGCCGCTTGTGCACGTACCAGATGAACTCTGCCCTGATGGACTCCATCCTGCGGCTGCACAAGTACAACTCGGTCATCCCCTTCGTGCCCAAGGAGTACCCCTTGAAGAAGGGGCAGATCCCTGGTGTGCTGGCAGGGCTAGTGCCCCTGGATGAGAACTCCCGGGTGTTCACCAAGAGGGTGAAGAATACTTTTGTCCTCAGCAAGATCAAGGAGCAGAGGACCAAGTGGAGTGAGATAcagcagatccaggaggcacacaGAAAGCAGAAGCAATACCAGGAGCATCTCCAAGCGGTGCAGGCGGCCTTAGCGGCTCTGAACATTGGGTCCCAGCCAGGCTTCTTGCCCCCCATGCAGCTGCCAGATCTGACGGGACTGCAGCAGTTTCTGTCGAGCCTGTCAGCCCAAGCAGCCTTAATAAACCAGCCTTACCCAGGTGGGCTGTTCATGCCTGGCTACTCGgcaccctccccttcccaaccGTCAGGTCTCCTGCCGGGTCACCAGAATATGGTGCCAGGGACAGGCCACCAGCCCCTCATCATTCAGAACGCACGGATGGTGCAGATTGGGGACCACAATCAGATGCAGGTGGAGAGGACCCAGTCGGTATCGGAAGACTCCGATGAAGAGACCAGCGAGTGTAACTGAGTGGAGGGGGTCAAGAGCTCAATGCTGCCCAGAGAAGTTAGCGCTTGGTTGGAAGGCCCTTCAGCAGGGATGGTCGGCCTTGCAATGCGAGCGCGAAACAAAAAGATGTCCTACCTCCTCCCCTCCTGTGGATGGGGAGAGTGGAAGGAAATGCCCCATCTCTGCTGTTGGATGAGAGGATGTGGGCTCCAAGCCCATGACAGCCTCTTCCTCCTTCGCAGATACTGGGGCAGGAAAGTGTTTTCCCAGTTTTGAGGGACCCGCAAATTTTAGAAAtaaattttttattaatttattcccTGTTTCTCCAAGTGCTCACTTCCTTGGCAGGGCAGGACAATCCTGGGGCATTTTGTCTTTCCCCCGGAGCGGTTTGGTGTCCCTGAAATGCCCATGGGGTGACAGCCCATCGGCGGAGAGCTGGGATTGCTGGATCAGCGACAGGGCCAGAACAATTAGATGTGCCGTGCAGCCTCGGGCAAGCTGCTTAGGTGAAAGATTGTCAGAAATGGCCAACGTGAGGCCTGACGTTggcacccccagccctccccactg
It includes:
- the TICAM1 gene encoding TIR domain-containing adapter molecule 1 is translated as MAESAETQPTFEDVFSLLSRIPENRLISLKHKLKHMRPSTSSSKLLQAMVLLALGREAEARICLDALGEDTGALYVCRTRLGSAGVPAGCVDPGTPQLDASALWVLAQIYSLLVEEKVCSQEAKIRAYRAAIQAARASKGSLGERLSSLLAEAQEQCGMDISLAERGASFETLRSDPTLLQTASPASVPRSAPVQIGSTPGLSGPQTLRSSGSPASSVSHFEISQSPTVEYMTHSTRRHHNPGPSKLCGGGASLAVHNSGGSASHIARDLEQLDSASANPLQSQPRSRSLRDRCGGSSCHPSLPVPETGLPSQSAMHCPVECSDLPSTVPPKLQRPQESVPKEPEKEPHVGLPGSSSSTIRLPVEDSYVPTGNRNMASSSSSICPPPSVQPPALAPAPVTAPSSEPDTGESKFFSFVVVHAMEDVDIACRVKELLESMGVPDGATFCEDFLVPGHCQLTCFQDAINNSAFTLLLLTKNFQCRLCTYQMNSALMDSILRLHKYNSVIPFVPKEYPLKKGQIPGVLAGLVPLDENSRVFTKRVKNTFVLSKIKEQRTKWSEIQQIQEAHRKQKQYQEHLQAVQAALAALNIGSQPGFLPPMQLPDLTGLQQFLSSLSAQAALINQPYPGGLFMPGYSAPSPSQPSGLLPGHQNMVPGTGHQPLIIQNARMVQIGDHNQMQVERTQSVSEDSDEETSECN